CTCCAGCACTGGCACGAAGTAGTCGACGACGTCGTTGAACGCGTACCAGGCGACGGCCACGGCCACGGCAGGGACGGTGAACCGGGCGTAGCGATGGATCAGGAACGCCTCCAGCACCATCGCCAAGTGGCTGAGCACCAGGAACCAGTAGAGCCACGACGCGATGCCGCCAGGTCCGTTGAGCACCAGCTGGACGAACGGCGTCCACAGGCCGAGCTTGATGCAGCCGAAGAAGGCCAGCGCGTGCAGGGACTCCGCCTGCCAGTCCAGCCGCCAGGCGACCAGCGAGAGCCCGATGAACATAGTGGCGACCGGCGAATCCGGAACCAGCGGCCACGCGGCCAGCGGCGCCGCGCCGAGTTGCCCCTCGATCAGCGGCGGCGCGGCGTCCAGCGGCCGACCGGCGTAGTACCAGAAGCCGAACAGGGTGCCGACGAGGTTGACGAGGGCGATCGGCCAGGCGAGCCTGAGCCCCAGGTCTTCCAGCCACTCCGGTAGCGGCGCGACGTACCGCGGGAGCCCCTCGGGGTCGGGCAGGGGCCCGTCGAAGTACCGCGCGACGGCGCGTTCCACCCGGCGACCGACGTGTCCCATGTCTCTGGGCTGCGACCCGCGGGAGATAACGCTTCTGGAGCGAACGTCGCTGGAGCATCGCTCCGGCGAGAGCCCTGAATCGCTTCGCTCGTCTACCGAGCCCGGTCTCACGTCGTTCGACTGGACGGCGGTCTGTGCGGCCCCGGGAACACCCGTGTTGGCGGCGAAATCTGCCCGCACGTAAGGGACGTACGTTAAGTGAGTCGGTACCTAAGCGCCGACAATGACCGAGGAAAGTCTGGAAGACCTCAAGCGGGGCACTGAACTGGTCAAGCGCGGCTTCGCGAAGATGCAGAAGGGCGGGGTGATCATGGACGTCGTGAACCGCGAGCAGGCGCGCATCGCGGAGGACGTTGGCGCGGTCGCCGTCATGTCTCTGGAGGCCGTCCCGGCGGACATCCGCAAGCGCGGCGGGGTGGCCCGGATGGCCGACCCCGGCGACGTCGAGGAGATCATCGACGAGGTGTCCATCCCGGTGATGGGCAAGGCCCGCATCGGCCACACCAAGGAGGCCCAGATCCTCGAGGCCACCGGCGTGGACATGGTCGACGAGTCCGAGGTGCTGACGCCCGCCGACGACCGCTACCACATCGACAAGCGCGACTTCACCGCGCCGTTCGTCTGCGGCGCGCGCAACCTCGGCGAGGCGCTGCGCCGCATCGACGAGGGCGCGGCGATGATCCGCACCAAGGGCGAGGCCGGCACCGGCGACGTCAACCAGGCCGTCCACCACCAGCGGTCGATTAAGGGCGCCATCCGCAAGCTGGAGGGCATGTCCCACGAGGAGCGCGAGAAGTGGGCCCGCGAGAACGAGGCGCCGGCCGACCTCGTCCACGAGACCGCCGAGATGGGCCGCCTGCCCGTCGTCAACTTCGCGGCCGGCGGCATCGCCACGCCCGCCGACGCCGCCCTCATGATGCACCACGGCTGCGACGGCATCTTCGTCGGCTCCGGCATCTTCGGCGCGGAGGACCCCGAGGCCATGGGCGAGGCCATCGTCGAGGCCGTCAACCACTGGGACGACCCCGAGGCGCTCGCCGAGATCTCCACGAACATCGGCAAGGGCATGAAGGGCGACGCCAACGCCGACCTGCCCGAGGAAGAGCAGCTGCAGGGCCGCGGCGTCTAAGCCGGCGACGGGATCGACTCACAGAGGGACGCGGTGAGACACCGGTTCGGCGGGGGATTTCGCGGGGAACGTTTTTGCGACAGCGGGGGATAGTGACAGGCATGGCCGAACGGGAGAGTCATCGCGTCGCCCACGAACTCATGGACGAACCGCACATCGCCGAGCGACGCGTCAGCGTCCGGCAGGTGTACGCACTCGTCGAGGAGCGCGAGGCCGCGTTCGATGCGTTCCGGGGGTCGATCGAACGCCCTGACGGCGTCGAACCGGACACGGCGTAGATGTCGGAGTGGCGCGACCGCGACCCCGCGGCGGTCGTCGACGACGTCGACCGACCGGTTCTCCTGTTCGACGGGGTCTGCAACCTCTGCAACGGCCTCGTGCGCTTCGTCGTCCGGTTCGACGCCGAAGGTCGCTTCCTGTTCGCGCCGCTGCAGTCCGACGTGGGGCGGGAACTCCTCCGTCGCCACGGCCGTCCCACCGACGACTTCGACACGATGCTGCTCGTCGAGGACGGCGAGTACTACGAGAAGTCCACGGCGGCGCTGCGAATCGCCCGTCGCCTCGACGGCCCGCTTCCGCTGCTGTACCCGCTGGTCTACCTGCCCGCGGGGCTCCGTGACCGCGTCTACGACCTCGTCGCCGAGAACCGCTATCGGGTCTTCGGCAAGACGGATGAGTGTCCCGTGCCGGAGCCAGAGATCCGGGAGCGGTTCGCGAACCGGACGCTGGAGTGACGAGGCCTCACCCGGCCGCCAGCACGTCGTCGATCCGTTCCTCGAGGTCGTCGATCTCGTCGCGCAGTTCGTCGGCCTCGTCCTCGTCCAGTTCGGCTAGGCGGTTACGCAGCCCCTGGAGGTGCGAGCGCTTGGCCTCCCCCTCGACGCCGGTCTTCTGGACGTAGTATCGGCCGTCCACGTCGTAGACGTCGTCCTCCTCGAGGTCCGTGGTGGCG
This genomic interval from Halomicrobium urmianum contains the following:
- a CDS encoding DUF1405 domain-containing protein gives rise to the protein MGHVGRRVERAVARYFDGPLPDPEGLPRYVAPLPEWLEDLGLRLAWPIALVNLVGTLFGFWYYAGRPLDAAPPLIEGQLGAAPLAAWPLVPDSPVATMFIGLSLVAWRLDWQAESLHALAFFGCIKLGLWTPFVQLVLNGPGGIASWLYWFLVLSHLAMVLEAFLIHRYARFTVPAVAVAVAWYAFNDVVDYFVPVLEGPHHTWLRAEPLAADAAGVAFDHAVLAHDLAAAWAVLLTIAATFLALATRVEKARRGP
- the pdxS gene encoding pyridoxal 5'-phosphate synthase lyase subunit PdxS, which gives rise to MTEESLEDLKRGTELVKRGFAKMQKGGVIMDVVNREQARIAEDVGAVAVMSLEAVPADIRKRGGVARMADPGDVEEIIDEVSIPVMGKARIGHTKEAQILEATGVDMVDESEVLTPADDRYHIDKRDFTAPFVCGARNLGEALRRIDEGAAMIRTKGEAGTGDVNQAVHHQRSIKGAIRKLEGMSHEEREKWARENEAPADLVHETAEMGRLPVVNFAAGGIATPADAALMMHHGCDGIFVGSGIFGAEDPEAMGEAIVEAVNHWDDPEALAEISTNIGKGMKGDANADLPEEEQLQGRGV
- a CDS encoding thiol-disulfide oxidoreductase DCC family protein, whose product is MSEWRDRDPAAVVDDVDRPVLLFDGVCNLCNGLVRFVVRFDAEGRFLFAPLQSDVGRELLRRHGRPTDDFDTMLLVEDGEYYEKSTAALRIARRLDGPLPLLYPLVYLPAGLRDRVYDLVAENRYRVFGKTDECPVPEPEIRERFANRTLE